The Haliotis asinina isolate JCU_RB_2024 chromosome 2, JCU_Hal_asi_v2, whole genome shotgun sequence genomic interval TCGCCACCCTCCCCACACGTTAATGttagaaaaaaatagaaaaagacCGAATAgatgatttgtaaatattttccagTATGGGCTTAAACGATCACTTGCACAAGCCTGACGTACACTTTCATGCCACGGGGCTGTCTTCATACAACGGGAAGTCAGCAGCTGGATGGCGCATGCGTACACTTGACTCCCTGCGGAACGAGAGTGATATTGGTGGTCAGGTAATGTTTCGGTTCCCGTTGACTCAAAGATCAGTGCAACTTGATCAGATCGTGTCTCAGTGATAATAATGTATGTTgttgatttcatctgttttgaaTGCTTGTCGTTTTTATTACTATAATTCTGAAGAGGTCATGTATTGAAAACAGATGCATATGGGAGTACAGGTCCCAGCACAATATGATACAGGCGGATCCAGACGAGATCcagaggggtggggtgggtgagtGGTGCAGGGTGCATGCCCCTTTTGGTATGAAACCTTGTTATAATGACCACTGAAACACAGGTGAACTAAATGAAGTGTGAAACATCCCCCCTCCCCTTCTCAATAATATTGTGGTAGGAACACGCATGTTTTACCTCAAATGCATAAACTTTCTTTCCCCAGTAACGGTTaaagttgtttttattttagaaATTTGTAAACAGACCAGAGTAAGAGAAAGAAACTATTTCACGAAAACACGTTAGTTGTTTTGGATAGTTATGACAAGGAGAGCTCGTCTAATGCTATCTAACTACGCTTTCAGAGACGACCAATAGACATTCTCAAGGTTGATATCGAAGGTATGGAATGGGAGGTTATACAGGAAATCATCCGCAGTCGCAGCCATATTGGAATAAGACAATTATACATCGAATTTCACACGCACTTATTCGAGAACGGAAAATATGTCTACGAGACAACGAGagacaaatatgtgacacatTTGAAAATTATGCAGCAGTTACATCAAGCAGGTTTCAGGATTTTCTGGACACACAAAAACTTTGCTTGTAAGTTCGTATCAATCCATGGACCCCATCGAGTGAGTTGCAATGAGATATATTTCGTGCAGATTAACGGAACATGACGAACACTGATGCTATAGGATAATATATAGTTGTGTAGTGAGACATGAACTTTGTGTAAAACCGTTGATCAAATAAATCTATTTTATATGACTATGTGTTCTCCATGACCTTGTGTATCCGTCGTGTGGCCTAAAACAATTTTGCTCCGGCTGGGGACTAATGAACTAACGCGGTTCGAGTTATCCGTGGTTCGAGACAAGCGAAGTGATTGAAATTTAGCATGGTGTCGATGAGGACTCGGTTTATTCAATGTAAAGACTGAAAATTTCACTTTGTTCATTTCATCAAAGCCGGAAGTGATGCAATTAAAGAATGTTTGCTGGAATCAGACCTGGAGAATTGTATGGACGTGGTAGATATTTAAAGCCTTGATTCGGGTATAGGTCAGCAGACTGGCGTGTTGTCCTTAGCGCATACTTTACAATGACTTGGGAAAGTCGCAGCGCTACGACGGCTTCGTGAAACTGGTCCCGGCCTGTTGttcaaagcaatcttagcactaaCACTGTCGTAGGTCTATCTTATGGTACGTTATAGTTACGACCTCCTTATCGATAAGATCGCTTGGTACAACTACACCCTGGAGGGTGAGCACATACTTTTCCAGCTTTCTGTGTCTCTTTGTAGTATTTTCATCCAATGGTTACCTCAGATATGTGCTTATGATCCCCGTTTTTGTTTAGCAGCCGAGGGCCCAAATTTGTGTAAGCTCTCTTTGTGCCAACTTAGCCGTAAGTGTCACACgttaacatacacttacgactatcttagcgctaagagagctccgAAAATCCAGACCCAAGGTATCCCAGAACatacacttacgactatcttagcgctaagagagctccgaaaatctagaccctgggTATCCCAGAACGTGGAAGTGATAAATCTTCCAGCTGAAGTCTTTGCcttaatatattttaatttttgtttcgACTGGAAAGAGTGAAACCGGATTTCATCTGTAATCGCTAATGACTGCAAGAATGTGCCCGGAACGTCTTCAAACAGACTGTGATTACCACGATTCACGCTGCCCTTGGAACTTTGGAACCCGAGACAATTAGTTTCTTCATTTCTGGTCCAAAGGAACTTTCTGGAGAAACATCCACAGAACCAGCTATATTGTGCAGGTCGGACATAACGGCAACATGGGATATTTGGATTATTTCCAGGTTGGACGTGACGCTCCTTACAAGACTGGGCCCTTCTTCAAGGCTCTTGCTTTACATTAACAATGTAAAGCCTTCCCAGACGATGACAATACACTCAGTCAAAGAAACCGTTTCATGTCAGAGATAAAATGCGGCGGATTTCACATGCATCACTTCCGGCTTTGATGAAATGAACAAAGTGAAATTTTCAGTCTTTACATTGAAACATATCTGATGTAACACATTAAGATTTCGCTTACTTATAAAATTATGCATATCCTATAGACCAGAACGGACGCTCACCATGCCTTTAGCGTAAAAACCTTCGTATCAAGTGAGATGTTTTCACTTTCGCTATTTGTAAAAACTAACAAGGATATTTCACGAAAAGGCAAATGTAtttaatatgaatatttaaaacaaGAAAGCAGGAAAACAAGGGGAAGTAACTGCTGATTTGCAAGACGCATCTTCTGTAGAATGAGAACCTTTTCTGGTAAATATATCTGGTCAATAACAATTTGATTTGCCTGTGCGAAAACCTCTATGCTGGTTATACAGCCATATACAGTACGCTTTATGATAACATATCAGTGAACGTGTATACGTCCTGGGTTCCATGCATCAATGTCGTAACTGAAACATAAGAATGATACAATTAAAGAATAATACTACATGTACAATATATTAGGTGTACTCAGATTTCGCATGTATCTGGGGAAGTGGTGGGGTGGCATAGAGgccaaagcgttcgctcgtcataccgaagactcgggttcgattctcctcatGGGCGAAGCTCATTTCTAGCGTCCCCTCCCCCTCTGGTGTCCCCTCCCCCTCTGGTGTCCCCTCCCGTAATATTGCTTAAACtacaactcacacactcatgcaTCAGGATCATTTATATTTTATCTATAGTGCATATACATGGAAACGTCGGCACATGCGTCTGAAATGGCGAAACGTCTCCTGTACTTCTTTCTGCACCATGGTTATGGATCACACCAAACGTTAACGTCACACGCAAACGTTAACGTCACACGCAAACGTTAACGTCACACGCAAACGTTAACATCACACGCAAACGCACCcaaagcacgcacgcacatacacatcGAATGTCACTAACAGCTGAAGTACCTTAGTGTTGAACAAAGTAGAAGCAAAATTTTCAAGTTTGTATGTTCATTAAAATGAGACAATGGTATTTTCCTAATGGACAATATTAATGCCAATATTTAGGACCTGTGATTGCAATGTTTTATAAAAATTGATTGTGATCACTGTGTTGATAATTACCCAGATCCCAATATCTCACGTGAAATTCGTTGGAGTGAATCAGACTTTCATAGGAGAATCATTCTATCGCTAGAACTCTTTGAAAGGGTCATGTTCCTGAGACTGCCATGCTCCAATACAAACAATACCAGTCTACTCTAGAGGCTTCTTAAGTTGATGTTGATGGGTggcatgttgtttaacgccgcactcagcgatattccaggtatatggcggcggtttgtataTACTcctgtctagaccagacaatccagtgatcaacggcatgaacaCCTATCTACGTAATCGATGACGTGTGCCAAACAAGacagcaatcctgaccaccagatcccgttagtcccgtCTTGGGagaagcctgggttgctgagcATCAATTTGATTACATTCCTTTATTACCATCATCTGTACAGATAACTGGTATGTCAAGCAGCAGTATTGGTACAAGATCTATACGGGTCTTTTTCTTTATGGCATTTCAAGCAAACATTACCGCTGCTGAAGAAACGGCTAACAGTAGAGCTGGAAAGGACATGTAACTCCCATAAAACTCCCCCATAACTTTCATACCTGTAATCATGTTCTCTCAGATATTGGATGACCGCCTGACGAATGTGTCCAGCACCACCTGAGCTGTGAAGCCCTTGACCAGTAATGGCGGTAAACGGTCTCCCTTGATaaacgaaaaacaaaacaagaaacgtATGAAGACAAAGATGGCGAACGATGTTAAATGCTTTATAAAGTTATGGTCTCCATTGTGTTAAATGGCCTCATATGTAAGACAGACAatctatatatacatgtacacacaacacAGGTGTTGGGCAGATATGACCCATCTTAGCAAGTAAAATACATTTGGAAACGAGTTGTAACTAGTGTTTGACAGGAACGAGTGCTTTCAGTTTTTACTTATATGCGCTTAATTCATACGCTACTTGCACAGAATCGACGTCATTTCTCAATAGAAACATTAACACGGGACACACATTTGGCTCCCTACCCAGAACTCCTATCTTGTAGAGTCCTCCTAAAGACTTTGCCCCAAGTCTGTGAATCATCAGTTCGATTGGGATATCGCTAACTGGATAATGTGTTAAACAGCCTATAATCATAAATTTCGACTCAGGCGTTGATGAACTCGACGGAGGCACTACAACCTTGCCAACAGGAAggtaacttgtttgagtggcattttagaagttgaggtgtacaaataggacaaattgttatggataacaacttctttattgacaACGGTACACGAATCTGTATCGAAAagtcgcaatcacgcaataaagaagttgttatccataacaatttgccCTATTTGATCAGGAAGGTAGTCCGTCATAATCTGACCTTAGGTGAACGCCATGGAGAAGCAAGGACAAAGGATGGCGCCTCACACATGTGACTGATCGATTATAACTATGAGAATAATCTATTGCACGTGTCATATCACAAGTCCTAAACAGGAACATCAATACGTGCACTTGTTTAGCACTTTTATGTCAAGTACACGTAAATTCATTCAGGCAAAAACATTGCAAGCCgggtcttgggcgtgacgagcgaacacgttAAGCGTTTTTCTACTTCACTATCCCTATATGTAAGAGCCATACCATAGCTGAGCTTCCTCTGCAAGGTCTCGATCGCCTGAGTGACTGAGTGCCCATGGAGATCGACAGTCGAATACCTAGTGAACCTTGTTGATTCATTTGCGTACGAAAATTCTTCTCTTCTTTTCCTTTTGCTACAAAGAAACAAGTGAACAATACAAGCACCATCAGtaataatatttattattttaatcacaacgtttagtgttttgaataataattatgatgggtcacatttcgcaaaatagatggtcagcatttttatgATTTTGGTAGCAGACATTATCTGCCTTTAGTTTTCTATTTCTTACTTCCGGGAGATtgctagagatttctacagtgctGGCGAttgtcgtatgtgcccgaactttcgggaaatgactcagtatatataaaaaggctagTTGCCATGTTGAGAcggacattcactggagttaacatcgccaacaaatccgtcaacgcctgaaactgctgtcagaccgttcgctgtgttacattctgcgtGACTGATGCTCTcttgcactaagactttggtgagtatgctatattatattttgtgacccattgccttacatTTTGCCTCacgtgtattgtatttgaaatcgctattgtgaaattgactttgtataccttgctctcgttgcataataatacaaaatttgaatgttggagattgtctttgttctgttttgctggttcacagggacTTTCAAAGTCTTATCCATAACAATACTGTTGGCATGAAAATGCCACGACTACTGACAACGCGTAAGTCCTGCATATGATACATATGGGAAACACTCATACCCACATTGCTACAACCCTTCATTGCATGGGTGTTGCGGTAACTAGCCTGACTGAAATGGTACATACAGAACGTGTGTATACACCAGACAGGGTCAGACCCGTTAGACCCTGGGTAACTACGTCCAAAGAAGACCGACACTTTCGTACTATGCATCTCCGGAATCCTTTCAtgacagtgacgtcatcaacgACGAATGCGGATATAGTTAGTCGACAGAAGCCAGGTGACTCAAAATTCCAGGAATTTGCGCTAACTGACCTTACTTACAGCGCAACATAGTCATAGTCTGATACGGAGATGGATTCCGACTGTACGTTGTTGGCAACGACGTGACTGGCAGAGGGTCGTCTTCACAGAtgtacaaacatttttttttcataaccaATGGAACATCTTGTGTTTACCGCCGAAGAGGTTCAGGATACGCTTGCACAGAGCAGTCTTAGTTTTCATGAGAAAAAGATGAGAAAGAAAAGATATCTGGAATATATCCTTCTACATTCAAACTGTAGTGATTCAGGAACTGACAATGTGATATTGAGGCCACAGATATACCTGTCCATGTTTtatgaagaaaatgaaatacGAAGAAATACGTTCATTAATTTGGGTCTCGATTATGTGAAATATTAAATACTGAATATCAAATATAAACACTACCCTTATAATTTAACACCTAATTGAGTGATTTGCGAATGATTGCACATTGTTGAATACTCATCCGAGTGTGTGAAGACTGCATGGCAGGAAATACAAATATCATATTATATGTCGAGAGAGCAGTCGATGTCTTCAAAATGTGAAATTATTTTTAACACAAATTCAGATGTATCTGTATGTTACAGCATCGACACTATGCTGTGTTGatgcgaatcatacagttttgaaaaaaaaagctATTTTGTAAATAAGAAGCGAATTATATAACGTGAAACAAATCCTCTTGAAGTTTATTCACTGGCTTAAATGATCATAAGTACTTAATATCGGTGATGATCAATTGTAAGTTTCGAGTGTCACTTACAATGATCTTTGCCCCTAAGGTCGCGATCTTATGGATTTACATTACTTGTAGCGATCACTTTGTGGCCCCAAGAGGTAGGGTGGGGCTGGTGTTGTGGGATGCTGAGGGAATTTGCGGAATTTGTATGCGAGAACACTAACGTTGTTTTGAGACCTGAGTATTCAGACAGCTGTCATATAACAAGAATGTGCGGCATTAAACCACAAGCAAACCGTTTAACCAGCCAAACTGAACAGAGAACATTTTAACATGTGTCCTTCAGTCATGTCCCCAGAACACCTCTGGCATAGGGGTCATGGATTATCGTGTTCAACATCCACTGCAGCCTCCGGCCAACTGAAGCATactcattgttgttacacaaaatgacgcgaatGGATAAGCCTCTTAGTCATTTACATACgcgaccaactcgtgttattccgggacatgCCGAATAGCCACTCGTGTCCCAAGAATTTATATTGGCGTTGGAACAtcagaactacttcaaacaggaacgataactctattCCTGCTTAATTCCAATGGTACTGCATATCACCGTACTCaagtactcactcactgtattgctgtttttgtttttgcttatatattttaaagaataaacATCAGGGATACAAATAAAAAAGGAGAgacatattttgtcaaagacATATTCTAACGTAATTATTGGCAGATGTTCACCTTATATTTCCAATAATGTTTCTAAGTAGCCGTAAACAATCCGCCATGGGAACTGATTTATCAAATATAAACTTAAAAGAAAacttatttataaaaaaaaagtaaaaaaaaatgaaaagaaaaaacccccaaaacaatgCAGAACTATGCCCTTTCTGTGTTCAAGATTGTAAAGATTATAGCTGATTAGTTACTGTATACAGATACATTAGCAATGATTTTCAACTCCTTGCGATATATGAATTACACTCCCTAAAACTGTTGAAAGCGCACGTATAATCACCATATCACGTTAGCTACGCAATGTACTTTCAATATGACgacatatatttttcataatttttaaCAGTAACATATAATGCTATATACGCGCAACCTGATTGGTTTGTCATATTTTCGCACATAACAAGCACCGAGAGGGGCACGGGTCTTCTTGTAGGTTACGGGAAGGGGCAATGCGCTAATGAAGACCATCCTCAAAGATGGATTATAGAAATTTTGCCCATGCTGAAAAAAACTCGCGTCCACTGAAATAAAAATTGATCGTACGACTTGCCGGCCTATTTTTAGCTAAATCAAATTATTTATCGCCATGGTTATACAGATATGACAATTACATGCAAAGAAAATTTTGTAAGTACATGATATTAACTTTTCAGTCAATTACCCACTTGCAACATTTTTCTTAAAATCTCCACAAAAAAAAAGTACGAGGGGTAATTGACCACTAGAATATGAATGGGATTTATGATGGTGTTCCCAGTAGCGATGCAGGATTCAGTGTTAGAAATACTTAGTTTGACAAGTGGTCACCAGGGCTTGCTGCTGCCTGCATGCTTTAAAATCTACGggtcctgaatgaaatctgcaggtccTGAATAAAATCTGCAGGTCCATTAAAGTCataccaataaaaacaaaacagagtacactatacacagtttcacactgtttctacaaaatcagtttCCGAAGCTTATGGCACAGAGAGAAGTTTTCATTTGTTAAAGGCgggtgttgacattcctatgcgcaAACATTCCAGGAAGCGAAAGTGAAAGTAACATCATAACAAGAAGGATCATGGCGGAGTCCCGAACGTCAATAAAAACGAAAAAATAAGGGAATGATTCTAGTTAGAAAAAGTCAGATAATCTACTGAAGTCCTTAAGTGCCTGCTAATAACTGAAACTGGTAGCGGTGAGCCCCCGGCCAGTGATTATTTCGAAAGCATGCGGGGTCGTGTGTTTAGTGTAAGGTACCGCATCGCGTCCCCAAGCCATAAACAATATAGAACATGTCACACTATATGCACCCCTTGAGATGTAATAATATAGGTTACTTACATAAAACAGCAACAGCAAATAAGGAGAAGTAAGACTGGAACAGCCAAAACTATTAATTCTCCAACCATTTCTACATTTGTGACCAACTTGCGTTATgtactactgcttgacaagtgttAGATGAACCAAGACCTGACAAATTTGCATACATGACAaggccctccagaacattccacttgaaacaagagggaaacagattgtcgtctaaatattgaaaagttcaatttcctcctACAAATCGTGATTTCATTGTTATATCTTACTAATGGAAAAGTATTAAACAGAAGCGGCACTGagttcacgccacggtcagcgtGTATACCACGTGCCTAGTCCTCGATCTACCTCATGTACccgtagcagccaagtgtattcgtccacaTTCCCTGCCCCGCCCCGCCCGACGCTACGATGCCACGTATGCTGATACTGTTGATATGTAATCGAA includes:
- the LOC137272904 gene encoding probable methyltransferase-like protein 24, yielding MIMLRSKTTVLYLLGALTVLIVLLLWLRNNMDHTEPLRKSERSLGYPSILYECDTNNTDADGALTIPDSRVLERMNHQELACLYHSYTTNIQFLCQRKERLGNVEDGGWDVCIDNRFRPRKPCLVYSVGINNDFTFDDAVNGKYNCEVHSYDPSMGLNDHLHKPDVHFHATGLSSYNGKSAAGWRMRTLDSLRNESDIGGQRRPIDILKVDIEGMEWEVIQEIIRSRSHIGIRQLYIEFHTHLFENGKYVYETTRDKYVTHLKIMQQLHQAGFRIFWTHKNFACKFVSIHGPHRVSCNEIYFVQINGT